A section of the Alkalihalobacillus sp. LMS39 genome encodes:
- a CDS encoding GyrI-like domain-containing protein, whose amino-acid sequence MKIVTRNACALFAKQAVRKGGNEELGKELRLAWRELQNEIKQHDINVNNKNIGYVLSSNVNETSNQEVELWVGVEVEKGEVEKGTVTRISIPKQQYASITCRGNANQLQRTYEFLYHWLAEHQFKVTSGEGVYKLEVNRLHPVNPFELPVGEANEFDFDILFPIQSKAM is encoded by the coding sequence GTGAAAATAGTAACTCGAAATGCCTGTGCGTTATTTGCGAAGCAAGCTGTGCGAAAAGGTGGCAATGAAGAATTAGGAAAAGAGCTACGCTTAGCATGGAGAGAGCTTCAAAACGAGATCAAACAACACGACATTAACGTGAATAATAAAAATATAGGGTATGTTTTAAGCTCAAATGTAAATGAAACATCCAACCAAGAGGTAGAACTTTGGGTGGGGGTAGAAGTAGAAAAGGGAGAAGTGGAGAAAGGGACCGTTACACGAATTTCGATCCCAAAGCAACAGTATGCTTCAATTACATGTAGAGGAAATGCCAATCAATTGCAACGCACTTATGAATTTCTTTATCATTGGTTAGCCGAGCATCAATTTAAAGTGACATCAGGAGAAGGGGTTTATAAACTTGAAGTAAATCGTCTTCACCCTGTCAATCCTTTTGAATTACCAGTAGGGGAAGCGAATGAATTTGATTTTGATATTTTGTTTCCCATTCAATCTAAAGCGATGTAG
- a CDS encoding SDR family oxidoreductase, with the protein MLNNKIIVITGASSGLGKEIAIEVARNNGIPVLVARRIEKLMELQHFISTEFHVTAPVYELDVCSIDSVRSTFATILVDMERVDVLINNAGMAVFDDFIDATYEDMRNMVEVNVMGVLACTKAVLPHMLEQNQGHIIMIASQAGKIATPKSSVYAASKHAVLGFTNSLRMELHDSGVEVSAVNPGPIQTPFFDQADRSGTYVKNVEKLMLSPTKVATRIVNLIDKPKRELNLPWWMNIGSVLYQMMPQVVEKIGGKKFYQK; encoded by the coding sequence ATGTTAAATAATAAAATTATTGTAATTACTGGTGCATCGAGTGGATTAGGAAAAGAAATTGCGATTGAAGTGGCAAGAAATAATGGGATTCCTGTCCTTGTTGCTAGACGGATCGAGAAGTTAATGGAGTTGCAGCACTTTATCTCAACAGAGTTCCATGTGACAGCACCTGTTTATGAGCTTGATGTATGTTCGATTGACAGTGTTCGCTCGACATTTGCCACGATTTTAGTTGATATGGAACGAGTCGATGTATTAATAAACAATGCTGGAATGGCGGTGTTTGACGATTTCATTGACGCTACATATGAAGATATGAGAAATATGGTTGAAGTCAATGTGATGGGGGTGCTTGCTTGTACAAAAGCAGTTTTACCTCATATGCTTGAGCAAAATCAAGGTCATATCATTATGATTGCCTCTCAAGCAGGAAAAATCGCGACGCCAAAATCGAGTGTATATGCAGCATCAAAACATGCAGTGCTTGGATTTACAAATTCATTACGAATGGAGCTGCACGATAGTGGGGTTGAGGTAAGTGCCGTCAATCCGGGGCCGATTCAAACGCCATTTTTTGATCAAGCTGACCGAAGTGGGACGTATGTAAAAAATGTGGAAAAGCTCATGTTATCCCCAACAAAAGTAGCGACACGGATTGTAAACTTAATTGATAAGCCAAAAAGAGAGTTGAATTTACCTTGGTGGATGAATATTGGTTCGGTGCTATATCAAATGATGCCCCAAGTTGTGGAAAAAATCGGTGGCAAAAAGTTTTATCAAAAATAA
- a CDS encoding HAD family hydrolase, translating into MVTITRKSRLPEVNIKGILFDKDGTLLDFHSVWLTLAKQLVEAIVTKTGFKNRLLEEKLLRSVGVCGTVIESNGILAGGTTKEMAKAFCQFVDIDALGYSTFSSFHEWLSQEMVELTKQNIDSVQPTTDLQATLSQLIDKNIILGIATADDLATTILCLDKLNIGQFFSFVGAADNVPKPKPDPVTLQHFCRKFGLESSEVIVVGDTLKDISLARNANAGLAVGVLSGVSSEDDLMPVADIVIPTISHLLNDDGEFIWNTKSE; encoded by the coding sequence ATGGTCACAATTACTCGAAAAAGCCGGTTACCAGAAGTAAATATTAAAGGAATTTTGTTTGATAAAGATGGCACTTTATTAGACTTTCATTCTGTTTGGTTAACTCTTGCCAAACAGCTTGTAGAAGCGATTGTAACAAAAACAGGATTCAAAAACCGTTTGTTAGAAGAAAAGCTGTTACGGTCGGTTGGGGTTTGTGGAACTGTCATTGAAAGTAATGGGATATTAGCTGGAGGAACAACAAAAGAGATGGCAAAGGCATTTTGTCAATTTGTTGATATTGATGCTCTCGGTTATTCTACTTTTTCCTCCTTCCATGAATGGTTGTCACAAGAAATGGTTGAACTAACGAAACAGAACATTGATTCAGTTCAACCGACAACGGATTTACAAGCGACATTAAGCCAATTAATAGACAAAAATATCATTTTAGGTATCGCAACTGCTGATGACCTTGCCACGACAATTTTATGTTTAGATAAATTAAACATTGGCCAATTTTTTTCGTTTGTTGGGGCAGCTGATAATGTTCCAAAGCCTAAACCAGATCCGGTTACATTACAGCATTTTTGTCGTAAATTTGGATTAGAATCGAGTGAAGTGATTGTAGTTGGTGACACATTAAAGGATATTTCACTAGCTCGGAATGCCAACGCCGGATTAGCAGTCGGTGTGTTATCGGGTGTAAGTAGTGAAGACGATTTAATGCCAGTTGCAGATATTGTGATTCCTACTATTTCACATTTACTTAATGACGACGGTGAGTTTATTTGGAATACAAAAAGCGAATGA
- a CDS encoding YqzH family protein, which yields MDKRFLYKKVKQITETYIQDEFILITEAELQQLLTAIYKKVEQSEADELYEIIHDVIYEWLTTT from the coding sequence ATGGACAAAAGATTTCTTTATAAAAAAGTCAAACAAATTACAGAAACATATATTCAAGACGAGTTTATCTTGATAACAGAAGCTGAATTACAACAGCTACTGACTGCTATTTATAAAAAAGTAGAACAAAGCGAGGCAGATGAGTTATATGAAATAATTCATGATGTCATTTATGAATGGTTAACGACGACTTAA
- a CDS encoding uroporphyrinogen-III decarboxylase, whose protein sequence is MEHYHVAQLKPNELEKIKGLEEELNVVLIAYGEEDNHKQTEKHPSTS, encoded by the coding sequence ATGGAGCACTACCATGTCGCTCAATTAAAGCCTAATGAGCTCGAAAAAATAAAAGGTTTAGAGGAAGAGTTAAATGTTGTCTTAATTGCTTATGGTGAAGAGGACAATCATAAACAAACTGAAAAACACCCTTCCACTTCCTAG
- the proC gene encoding pyrroline-5-carboxylate reductase: protein MDKHKNIAFIGAGSMAESIIAGLLVNDVMKPKQISVINKSDKERLAYLSEQYGISPTINKATAVKEADILLLAMKPKHVTEAIEEIKAFTKEDQLIISVAAGISTTYISELLGHNAGVIRTMPNTSAKVGESATAMSPGLYATEKEMTDAILLFEAIGTVTVVPEHKLDAVTGLAGSGPAYLYYVIEAMEQAAAEIGLEKEEAHLLITQTLFGTAKRYKQTSKTAKQLYKEVMSPGGTTEAGLEILESHQFQEALVKCIARATERSKELGTIMSNVK, encoded by the coding sequence ATGGATAAACATAAAAACATTGCTTTTATCGGAGCAGGTTCGATGGCCGAGTCCATCATTGCCGGATTACTTGTTAACGACGTTATGAAACCGAAACAAATTAGTGTCATTAACAAATCAGATAAAGAGCGCCTCGCTTATTTATCTGAACAATACGGTATATCTCCTACCATAAATAAAGCCACTGCCGTGAAAGAAGCCGATATCCTTTTATTAGCGATGAAACCGAAACATGTAACAGAGGCAATCGAAGAAATAAAAGCTTTTACTAAAGAAGATCAATTAATTATTTCGGTTGCTGCAGGGATTTCAACAACTTATATTAGTGAGTTACTCGGTCACAACGCAGGAGTCATTCGCACAATGCCAAATACGTCAGCCAAAGTTGGCGAATCCGCCACTGCCATGTCACCAGGCTTGTATGCGACTGAAAAAGAAATGACAGATGCGATTCTTCTTTTTGAAGCGATTGGAACGGTGACGGTCGTACCCGAACATAAATTAGATGCGGTTACCGGACTTGCTGGCAGTGGTCCTGCGTATTTATATTATGTCATTGAAGCGATGGAACAAGCAGCAGCTGAAATCGGTCTTGAGAAAGAAGAAGCCCATCTTTTGATTACACAAACGTTATTTGGTACAGCCAAGCGCTACAAACAAACATCTAAAACGGCAAAACAGCTTTATAAAGAAGTCATGAGTCCAGGTGGCACAACCGAGGCAGGACTTGAAATATTAGAAAGTCACCAATTTCAAGAAGCATTAGTGAAATGTATTGCAAGAGCAACAGAACGGTCTAAAGAATTAGGAACAATTATGTCCAATGTAAAATGA
- a CDS encoding multidrug efflux SMR transporter, with protein MKESFGLTKVVPSVLLFVFYGLCFSLFAIVVKTIDLSVAYAIWAGVGTLCVSLIGMFYYGETVSVVKLLSISLIIIGVIGLKIAG; from the coding sequence ATGAAAGAATCGTTTGGATTAACAAAAGTCGTCCCTTCTGTTTTACTCTTTGTCTTTTATGGGCTTTGTTTTAGTTTATTTGCTATTGTTGTGAAAACTATCGACTTAAGTGTGGCGTATGCTATATGGGCTGGTGTTGGGACGTTATGTGTCAGTTTGATTGGGATGTTTTATTATGGAGAAACGGTGTCAGTAGTTAAGCTGCTTTCCATTTCTCTTATTATCATTGGCGTCATTGGGTTGAAAATAGCAGGGTAA
- a CDS encoding YqeG family HAD IIIA-type phosphatase, translating to MKYFKPDFALHHFSDITPKWLERYNIKTIFSDLDSTLAIHNKLGDKEVEQWIEMLREEKVTLVIVSNNNQSRVDKFCDPYQIHGYGHCNKPTVTEIQKHMRTVGATKETSLFLGDQIFTDVWCGKRLGMKTGLVTPIGAEHEPVQIKVKRKVENLIRKMW from the coding sequence ATGAAGTATTTTAAGCCGGACTTTGCGCTACATCACTTCTCAGATATTACTCCTAAGTGGTTGGAACGCTATAACATAAAAACGATTTTTTCCGATTTAGACTCTACGCTTGCGATTCATAATAAACTTGGGGATAAAGAAGTAGAACAATGGATCGAAATGCTTCGTGAAGAAAAAGTAACGCTTGTAATTGTATCAAACAATAACCAAAGCCGAGTGGATAAATTTTGTGACCCGTATCAAATCCACGGTTATGGTCATTGCAATAAACCGACTGTTACAGAAATTCAAAAGCATATGCGTACAGTCGGAGCAACAAAAGAAACAAGCTTATTTTTAGGTGACCAAATTTTTACCGATGTATGGTGTGGAAAGCGTTTAGGAATGAAAACTGGTCTCGTAACACCAATTGGGGCAGAACATGAGCCGGTGCAAATAAAAGTAAAAAGAAAAGTGGAAAACCTCATCAGGAAGATGTGGTAA
- a CDS encoding processed acidic surface protein, which yields MKRLMLVLFVALLVQPLAIVDSAMALAVENGTTNTMESREVLLNEYELTYEELELLLAQFGETPEDYDSLEELEQAIQFYQGHGEELEFISMLFAILGITEEEIKTFLLHVQSLDREMVEVSMNALEDRMLQFDHFEHPDDLTGEMKAELVSIWMESLEAFGLESRLFLEVNEQKIAVTIVELLEMERLNENRLIVELFNNRGVFLFDLILTDDLVDSGLFIDIASVMSGLPEMAHQFPTEVTLPETASSYGKTALLGLILLLLSLYAYHRRSVAQQ from the coding sequence ATGAAACGACTGATGTTAGTTTTGTTTGTTGCTTTACTTGTCCAGCCCCTAGCAATCGTCGACAGTGCAATGGCTCTAGCGGTTGAGAATGGTACTACTAATACGATGGAGAGCCGCGAAGTTTTATTGAATGAGTATGAATTAACGTATGAAGAATTAGAGCTTCTCCTAGCTCAGTTTGGTGAAACCCCGGAGGATTACGATTCCCTTGAAGAGTTAGAGCAGGCGATTCAATTTTACCAAGGTCATGGCGAAGAACTAGAGTTTATTTCGATGTTATTTGCTATTCTTGGAATTACAGAAGAAGAAATCAAAACATTTCTCCTCCATGTTCAATCATTAGACCGAGAAATGGTTGAAGTATCGATGAATGCTTTGGAAGATCGAATGTTGCAATTTGATCATTTTGAACACCCTGATGATTTAACGGGTGAAATGAAAGCAGAGCTAGTGTCTATATGGATGGAGAGCTTAGAAGCATTCGGGTTAGAATCGAGGCTTTTTCTTGAAGTGAACGAACAAAAGATTGCCGTAACGATCGTAGAATTACTAGAAATGGAACGGTTAAATGAAAATCGTCTTATTGTTGAATTGTTCAATAATCGTGGGGTCTTTTTATTTGATTTGATTTTAACCGATGATTTGGTTGATAGTGGGTTGTTTATTGATATCGCCTCTGTTATGAGCGGGTTACCTGAAATGGCTCATCAATTTCCAACAGAGGTTACGTTACCAGAAACGGCTTCTTCTTATGGCAAAACAGCGTTACTTGGATTGATTTTGCTGCTTTTATCATTGTATGCTTATCACCGCCGCTCTGTTGCTCAACAATGA
- a CDS encoding CehA/McbA family metallohydrolase, translating to MKTVINGMIGSEHTLPINIHTFTVEEKVEWIGFVVHVTKKKWLGFLLWDSNDRLRAQYLSGKAPKEILLHESAQQSSILTIPGEITKGEWRLEVVVADASTPTKVTDIPYEIIIETGLGSSPFDSHIHKLGQCCWTTLEEQQLAFGNYDWERSYCDETRWYKGDFHTHTIQSDGKMTPSANVEQAQKNGLDFFVATDHHVMTTGWSSDEFLVLPGIEITSTKGHFNALGPKGWIDWRFYEHDGGMETEEGMNRVLQDTKQVGALRSLNHPFLKPWHWAFQETKLEGFDCIEIWNDPTYQQNTAATEDALHVWSVLWNEGYLLPGIGGSDSHLLPTESYKKNGPPSVIGDPATYVFSNGLSANEILHAVKKGRVYVSRGPVLDMYIKVGNEIKPLGTDLSTYHGKQVEFVINYENVKLGSQLQFISKGEVVSHHVLEKEGQVELPFQVTDEFGWYRIDIRDEQGELLAFSNPVYYGKRKRDIITWSQLLEKAGYQK from the coding sequence ATGAAAACAGTGATTAATGGGATGATAGGTAGCGAACATACGCTACCTATCAATATTCATACATTTACAGTAGAAGAAAAAGTAGAGTGGATTGGCTTTGTTGTTCATGTAACAAAGAAAAAATGGTTAGGATTTTTATTATGGGATTCTAATGATCGACTTCGTGCGCAATATTTATCAGGAAAAGCTCCAAAAGAAATCTTACTTCATGAAAGTGCGCAACAATCTAGTATTCTTACGATTCCTGGTGAGATTACAAAAGGAGAATGGCGCTTGGAAGTCGTTGTTGCTGACGCTAGCACTCCAACGAAAGTGACTGATATTCCGTATGAAATCATAATAGAAACAGGTTTGGGGTCCTCTCCATTTGATAGCCATATTCACAAACTCGGCCAATGTTGTTGGACAACATTGGAAGAACAACAATTGGCATTTGGAAATTATGATTGGGAGCGTTCGTATTGTGATGAAACACGTTGGTACAAAGGTGATTTTCACACCCATACGATCCAGTCTGATGGAAAAATGACTCCTTCAGCCAATGTTGAACAAGCGCAAAAAAATGGACTTGATTTTTTTGTTGCCACTGACCATCATGTGATGACAACAGGATGGTCATCTGATGAGTTTCTTGTTCTACCGGGGATTGAAATTACGTCAACGAAAGGTCATTTTAATGCACTTGGGCCAAAAGGTTGGATTGACTGGCGTTTTTACGAACATGATGGGGGGATGGAAACAGAAGAAGGCATGAATCGGGTTCTTCAGGATACAAAGCAAGTAGGTGCCCTTCGATCGCTCAATCATCCTTTTCTAAAGCCTTGGCATTGGGCGTTTCAAGAAACGAAACTAGAGGGATTTGATTGTATAGAAATTTGGAATGACCCGACGTATCAGCAAAACACAGCAGCAACGGAAGATGCTCTCCATGTTTGGAGTGTGTTATGGAATGAAGGATATTTACTTCCGGGTATAGGTGGGTCAGATTCTCATTTATTACCGACAGAAAGCTATAAAAAAAATGGCCCTCCTTCTGTCATTGGGGACCCTGCGACATATGTTTTTTCTAACGGACTCTCCGCCAATGAAATCTTGCATGCTGTGAAAAAAGGGCGTGTGTATGTTTCAAGAGGACCTGTTCTTGATATGTATATTAAAGTTGGAAATGAAATAAAACCGCTTGGAACTGATTTATCAACGTATCATGGCAAACAAGTTGAATTTGTTATTAACTATGAGAATGTAAAGTTAGGAAGTCAATTGCAATTCATTTCTAAAGGTGAAGTCGTATCACATCATGTTTTAGAAAAAGAAGGTCAAGTTGAACTACCATTTCAAGTGACAGATGAGTTCGGGTGGTATCGAATTGACATTAGGGATGAACAGGGGGAGCTACTTGCTTTTTCTAATCCTGTCTATTACGGAAAAAGGAAGAGAGACATTATCACATGGTCACAATTACTCGAAAAAGCCGGTTACCAGAAGTAA
- the proB gene encoding glutamate 5-kinase, which translates to MTKQRIVVKIGSSSLTTGTGKLSKEKVTEHVAAIAALKRAGHDVILISSGAVAAGFSDLGYPSRPVTIAGKQAAAAVGQSLLMQGYAEECKKHDLVTAQLLLTRHNFANNEQYHNAYSTLTELLKRNVLPIINENDSVSIEELTFGDNDMLSALVSGLVHANFLVILTDINGLYDANPHKNPQAKKFTFLPAVSEELMKVAGGSGSKVGTGGMRSKIEAAKTALSLGVKVFIGTGEGSQKLLDIVDGKGDGTYIGYAVHTSITNKKQWLAFHSDVSGQIMIDDGAVIAVIKNGKSLLPAGVKSVTGTFSAGQVVEVTNEKGELIGKGQIDISSSDLSLIKGLSSEQANKQINRDRSEVIHRDNWVTLTKEKMIK; encoded by the coding sequence ATGACGAAGCAACGAATAGTTGTAAAAATAGGAAGTAGTTCTTTAACAACAGGGACTGGCAAACTTAGCAAAGAAAAAGTAACCGAGCATGTTGCGGCCATTGCTGCGTTAAAACGAGCAGGTCATGACGTCATTTTAATTTCTTCTGGCGCGGTGGCTGCTGGATTTTCTGACCTTGGTTATCCGAGTCGTCCTGTAACGATAGCTGGAAAACAGGCAGCAGCAGCGGTTGGTCAAAGCTTACTCATGCAAGGATATGCTGAAGAATGTAAAAAACATGACCTAGTGACCGCCCAACTGTTATTAACACGCCATAACTTTGCGAACAATGAGCAATATCATAATGCCTACTCTACTTTAACTGAATTACTGAAACGAAACGTGTTGCCGATTATAAACGAAAATGATTCTGTTTCTATCGAAGAACTAACATTTGGTGACAATGATATGTTATCCGCTCTCGTTAGCGGACTCGTTCACGCAAACTTCCTCGTTATTTTAACAGATATTAATGGATTGTACGATGCAAATCCTCACAAAAATCCACAAGCAAAAAAATTCACCTTTTTGCCTGCCGTGTCTGAGGAATTAATGAAAGTCGCCGGCGGCTCAGGTTCGAAAGTGGGTACAGGAGGAATGCGTTCAAAAATCGAAGCCGCAAAAACAGCTCTATCCCTCGGTGTTAAAGTGTTTATCGGTACAGGAGAGGGTTCACAAAAACTACTTGATATTGTTGATGGTAAAGGGGATGGAACTTATATTGGTTATGCTGTCCACACCTCCATTACAAATAAAAAACAATGGCTTGCTTTTCATTCAGATGTGTCAGGTCAAATCATGATTGATGATGGTGCTGTCATAGCTGTCATTAAAAATGGAAAAAGTCTGCTCCCTGCAGGGGTGAAATCTGTTACAGGAACATTTTCTGCAGGTCAAGTTGTGGAAGTCACCAATGAAAAAGGTGAACTTATCGGCAAAGGACAAATTGACATCTCTTCATCAGATCTCTCTTTAATAAAAGGGTTATCAAGTGAGCAAGCCAATAAACAAATAAATAGAGACAGATCAGAGGTCATTCATAGAGATAATTGGGTAACATTAACGAAGGAGAAGATGATTAAATGA
- a CDS encoding ion transporter codes for MTKNKFSTVKSVSKKIVEHKVFTSTIIALIIVNAIIVGLETYPNLYSAHKNWFYFMDNILLWIFTVEIALRFIAAGPKRFFTNSWNWFDFIIVAAGHIFVGAHFVTVLRILRVLRVLRAISVIPSLRKLVDALLLTIPALGNIMILMSIIFYIFAVIGTMLFKEVAPEYFGNLQLSLLTLFQVVTLESWASGVMRPIFAEVPWSWLYFVIFILVGTFIVFNLFIGVIVSNVEKANAEDEIDETKEELKELQKQVSELKDILLAMNANQTKKDSTH; via the coding sequence ATGACCAAAAACAAATTTTCAACAGTAAAATCTGTTAGCAAGAAAATTGTTGAACATAAAGTATTTACAAGTACGATTATCGCTTTAATTATTGTGAACGCCATTATCGTAGGGTTAGAGACTTACCCTAACCTTTATTCTGCACATAAAAACTGGTTTTATTTTATGGATAATATCCTCCTTTGGATATTCACTGTCGAAATTGCCTTACGATTTATTGCAGCAGGTCCGAAACGATTCTTTACAAATAGCTGGAATTGGTTTGACTTTATTATCGTTGCAGCTGGCCATATTTTTGTTGGAGCGCATTTTGTTACCGTCCTTCGTATTTTGCGTGTGCTTCGTGTATTACGGGCCATTTCTGTGATTCCATCACTACGCAAATTAGTTGATGCCCTTCTACTCACCATTCCTGCCTTAGGAAACATTATGATTTTAATGAGCATCATTTTTTACATTTTTGCCGTCATTGGAACGATGTTGTTTAAAGAGGTGGCACCAGAGTATTTTGGCAACTTACAATTATCTCTTCTTACCCTATTCCAAGTTGTAACCCTTGAATCATGGGCAAGTGGTGTTATGAGACCAATCTTTGCAGAAGTACCATGGTCATGGCTTTACTTTGTCATCTTTATCCTTGTTGGAACATTTATTGTGTTTAACTTATTTATCGGGGTTATCGTAAGTAATGTTGAAAAAGCAAATGCAGAAGATGAAATCGATGAAACAAAAGAAGAGTTAAAGGAATTACAAAAACAAGTATCCGAGCTTAAAGATATCCTATTAGCCATGAACGCCAACCAAACGAAAAAAGATTCTACTCATTAA
- a CDS encoding glutamate-5-semialdehyde dehydrogenase has protein sequence MSELIEKGKKAKSLATTLAVKTTAQKNAALHFMAEQLLAEKDFIIEQNKKDLEAGKEKGFTNALLDRLTLTEQRITDMATGVKQVIELPDPVGEEIETFTRPNGIAIQKIRVPLGVIGMIYEARPNVTVDASSLCLKTGNAVLLRGSSSAIHSNKAIVAVLHRALEKSELPKETIQLLEDTSRETASKMLKLNEYLDVLIPRGGANLIQTVVQNASVPVLETGEGNCHIYIDKTADKDMAISIAVNAKTQRPSVCNAAETIIVHEEWAKQYGKELFDALLEKKVQIFGDDVASGITNEVVQATEEDWQTEYLDLKVACKIVSSVHEAIEHIHHYGTKHSEAIISEEQQSVDTFFSHVDAAAVYHNASTRFTDGFEFGFGAEIGISTQKLHARGPMGLQALTSTKYIIRGNGQIKG, from the coding sequence ATGAGTGAATTAATCGAAAAAGGAAAAAAAGCCAAAAGTCTTGCTACTACACTTGCTGTAAAAACTACAGCACAAAAAAATGCAGCGCTTCATTTTATGGCTGAACAACTTCTAGCAGAAAAAGACTTTATTATCGAGCAAAACAAAAAAGATTTAGAAGCCGGGAAAGAAAAGGGCTTTACAAATGCTTTGCTTGACCGCCTCACATTAACAGAACAACGGATAACAGATATGGCTACAGGCGTGAAACAAGTCATCGAATTACCTGATCCAGTCGGAGAAGAAATAGAAACTTTCACCCGTCCAAATGGCATTGCGATTCAAAAAATAAGAGTTCCTTTAGGCGTAATCGGGATGATTTACGAAGCCCGTCCGAATGTAACCGTAGATGCTTCAAGCCTTTGTTTAAAAACAGGGAATGCTGTCTTGTTACGAGGAAGTTCATCAGCGATTCATTCAAACAAAGCTATTGTAGCGGTTCTTCACCGTGCATTAGAGAAAAGTGAATTACCAAAAGAAACAATTCAGCTTCTAGAAGATACGAGCCGCGAAACAGCTTCGAAAATGTTAAAGTTAAATGAATATTTAGATGTTCTTATTCCGCGCGGTGGAGCAAATCTTATTCAAACCGTTGTCCAAAACGCCTCTGTCCCAGTTCTTGAAACAGGTGAAGGCAATTGCCATATTTATATCGACAAAACAGCGGATAAAGACATGGCGATTTCTATCGCTGTGAATGCAAAAACGCAACGCCCTTCTGTATGCAATGCAGCCGAAACGATTATCGTTCACGAAGAGTGGGCCAAACAGTATGGCAAAGAATTGTTTGATGCACTCCTCGAAAAAAAAGTGCAAATTTTCGGTGATGACGTAGCTTCTGGCATTACAAATGAGGTAGTGCAAGCAACAGAAGAAGATTGGCAAACCGAATATTTAGATTTAAAAGTGGCTTGTAAAATTGTTTCCTCCGTTCACGAAGCAATCGAGCATATTCACCACTATGGAACTAAACATTCTGAAGCGATTATTTCAGAAGAGCAACAAAGTGTAGACACATTCTTTTCTCATGTTGACGCTGCCGCCGTTTATCATAATGCATCAACACGTTTTACAGACGGGTTTGAATTTGGATTCGGAGCGGAAATTGGAATTAGTACACAAAAACTTCATGCAAGAGGACCAATGGGATTACAAGCGTTAACCTCAACAAAATACATCATTCGTGGAAATGGACAAATAAAAGGGTAG
- a CDS encoding class D sortase: MDDVSIVSVSEAKTKAAYQQYKKIDQKIPVVGEEYATLVIPKLNASIPVFYGVEEEQLRKGVGHIPQTAMPGEQNNTVLSGHRDTVFRKLGELDVGDDLSIVTDHSVFTYVIRKIRVVDKNDTTVVVPKPKATLTVTTCYPFQFIGNAPNRYVLIAD; encoded by the coding sequence ATGGATGATGTAAGTATCGTTTCAGTCAGTGAGGCGAAAACAAAAGCAGCTTATCAACAATATAAGAAAATCGATCAAAAAATACCGGTAGTGGGAGAGGAATACGCTACACTTGTTATCCCTAAACTAAATGCTAGTATTCCTGTTTTTTACGGAGTAGAGGAAGAACAGCTTAGAAAAGGTGTTGGCCATATTCCCCAAACCGCAATGCCAGGAGAACAAAATAATACCGTTCTGTCTGGACACCGTGATACTGTATTCAGAAAATTAGGTGAGCTAGATGTTGGGGATGATCTTTCGATTGTGACAGACCATTCTGTGTTTACGTATGTTATCCGGAAAATTCGAGTTGTAGATAAAAATGATACAACTGTTGTTGTCCCTAAGCCAAAAGCGACATTAACGGTAACGACATGTTACCCGTTTCAGTTTATCGGTAATGCTCCAAACCGTTATGTGCTTATTGCGGATTGA